A stretch of the Malus domestica chromosome 08, GDT2T_hap1 genome encodes the following:
- the LOC103421151 gene encoding leucine-rich repeat receptor-like serine/threonine-protein kinase SKM1 isoform X2, giving the protein MIKMEKGQPHQTRLLWCMLVFLFFFSNDTCALDGIDELQLLLSFKAYINDPLHYLSNWNTSANTLCNWHGITCNDNNNIKAIELPGRNISGKISSSIFHLSQVETIDLSNNQLSGQVPKDVFINGSNSLRHLNFSSNNLTGTVPQGSLTTLEVLDLSNNMISGKFPNDIGSFSSLKFLDLGGNLLVGNIPGSISNLSSLEYLTLASNQLVGRIPTQLGQMKNLKWIYLGYNNLSGKIPGQIGNLFGLNHLDLVYNNLTGEIPYTISNLSNLRYLFLYGNKLTGPVPQSLFGLEKLVSLDLSDNFLSGEIPESVFQLQNLEILHLFSNNFTGKIPNALASLPRLQVLQLWSNKFSGQIPKRLGNQNNLTVLDLSSNNLSGKIPDTLCDSGRLFKLILFSNSLEGEIPLSLSFCKSLSRVRLQNNRLSGEILAEFTKLPLVYFLDISGNNLSGRIDDKNWDMPSLQMLNMARNRFFGKLPENFGSEKLENLDLSENWLSGTISLSFRNLSELMQLKLSRNELSGPIPQQLSSCKKLVSLDLSHNRLTGTIPTSLSDMPVLGDLDLSENQISGEIPRNLGAIVSLVQVNISHNKLHGMLPPTAAFLAINASAVDGNNLCGGSDTISGLPPCKGVKRNPTWWFIVTCFLVALLAFGVAGYLFVLMRRRRKDLEVKTVESKDGIWELQFFESRVSRSVTIHEILSAAKEGNIIAMEKTGILYKGESVSNGMQFLVKEDSVKAIPPSLLSQIVALGKLRHPNVIKLIGICHSENGAYVLYEYCEGKVLGQVMRDLSWDQRRKIAVGIAKALRFLHCCCSPSVVAGCVSAEKVIVDAKDEPRIRLSLSEQVRTDSKGFVVSAYIAPDKESKAGITEKTDIYGFGLVLIELLTGKGPSDTEFGAHQSVVEWARYCYSDCHLDVWTDSMIREHVSSNQNEIVETMNLALHCTASDPMARPCANEIYKTLESVMRTSSSCVPGLKVTSPF; this is encoded by the exons ATGATTAAGATGGAAAAGGGACAACCTCATCAAACACGTCTCTTATGGTGCATGCTCGtgttcttattcttcttctcaaATGATACGTGTGCATTGGATGGTATTGATGAGCTTCAGCTTCTCTTATCCTTCAAAGCTTATATCAACGACCCTTTACACTACCTCTCAAACTGGAACACTTCAGCCAACACTTTATGCAATTGGCATGGCATCACATGCAACGACAACAATAACATCAAAGCCATCGAGCTCCCTGGAAGAAACATCTCTGGCAAGATATCATCCTCCATCTTCCACTTGTCCCAAGTCGAAACCATCGACCTCTCCAACAATCAGCTATCCGGCCAAGTCCCCAAAGACGTGTTTATAAACGGGTCTAATTCGCTTCGCCATCTCAACTTCAGCAGCAACAACTTAACCGGCACAGTTCCACAAGGCTCACTCACAACCCTAGAGGTACTCGACTTGTCCAACAACATGATTTCAGGCAAATTCCCAAATGACATCGGATCGTTTTCGAGCTTGAAATTTCTTGACCTTGGAGGAAATTTGTTGGTGGGAAACATCCCTGGTTCCATATCAAACCTGTCTAGTTTGGAGTACTTAACTTTGGCCTCAAACCAACTTGTTGGAAGAATTCCTACACAATTAGGCCAAATGAAGAACTTGAAGTGGATCTACTTGGGCTACAACAATCTCTCCGGCAAAATCCCTGGACAAATTGGTAACCTTTTTGGCTTGAATCATCTCGATCTTGTTTACAACAACCTCACCGGCGAAATCCCATACACAATCAGCAACCTTTCTAATCTTCGGTACCTTTTCCTCTATGGAAACAAACTCACAGGTCCAGTTCCACAATCCTTATTTGGTCTCGAGAAACTCGTTTCTCTAGACCTTAGTGACAATTTTCTTTCGGGAGAGATACCGGAAAGTGTTTTCCAACTCCAAAACTTGGAAATCCTCCACCTTTTTTCAAACAACTTCACAGGAAAAATTCCCAACGCTTTGGCTTCTCTGCCAAGGCTTCAAGTCCTTCAGTTATGGTCAAACAAGTTCTCGGGCCAAATCCCGAAACGTCTCGGAAACCAAAACAACCTCACTGTCTTAGACCTTTCCTCAAACAACCTTTCTGGAAAAATACCTGATACGCTATGCGACTCAGGCCGGCTTTTTAAGCTCATCCTCTTCTCCAATTCACTCGAAGGCGAAATCCCCCTAAGTTTGTCATTTTGCAAGAGCTTGAGCCGAGTAAGACTGCAGAACAACCGGCTTTCCGGTGAAATATTGGCCGAGTTCACCAAACTCCCACTTGTCTATTTCCTGGATATCTCGGGCAACAATCTCTCTGGCAGAATCGATGACAAAAATTGGGACATGCCCTCTCTTCAAATGCTGAATATGGCGAGAAATCGATTTTTCGGGAAGTTACCGGAAAATTTCGGAAGCGAAAAGCTCGAGAACTTGGACTTGTCCGAAAATTGGTTATCGGGAACTATCTCACTGAGTTTCCGGAACTTGTCGGAACTAATGCAGTTGAAGCTTTCTCGCAATGAACTCTCTGGTCCCATCCCTCAACAATTGTCTTCATGCAAAAAGCTCGTGAGCCTCGACCTCAGCCACAACCGCCTCACCGGCACGATTCCCACTAGCCTCTCTGATATGCCGGTTCTCGGGGACCTAGATTTGTCCGAAAACCAAATATCGGGCGAGATTCCACGGAATTTGGGAGCTATAGTATCGCTTGTTCAAGTCAACATTTCCCACAACAAACTCCACGGCATGTTGCCGCCCACAGCAGCGTTTCTTGCCATAAATGCCAGCGCAGTGGACGGCAACAACCTCTGCGGCGGAAGTGACACCATTAGTGGTCTACCTCCGTGCAAGGGCGTTAAGAGAAACCCTACTTGGTGGTTTATTGtcacttgttttcttgttgcaTTATTGGCTTTTGGAGTCGCCggttatttatttgtgttaatgaggaggaggagaaaggaTTTGGAGGTTAAAACGGTGGAGAGCAAAGATGGGATTTGGGAGCTGCAGTTTTTTGAATCGAGGGTTTCTAGATCGGTtacaattcatgaaattttaTCGGCAGCCAAAGAAGGTAATATCATTGCAATGGAAAAGACTGGGATTTTATATAAAGGAGAATCAGTTTCCAATGGAATGCAATTCCTGGTAAAAGAGGATTCTGtgaaagcaattccaccaagtTTATTGTCACAGATTGTTGCACTTGGGAAGCTTAGGCACCCCAATGTGATCAAACTGATCGGAATATGTCATTCCGAAAACGGTGCGTATGTGCTCTATGAGTATTGTGAAGGGAAAGTGTTGGGTCAAGTTATGAGGGATTTGAGTTGGGATCAGCGCCGGAAAATTGCGGTTGGAATTGCGAAGGCTTTACGGTTCTTGCACTGTTGTTGCTCTCCGAGCGTTGTAGCTGGTTGTGTGTCGGCAGAGAAAGTGATTGTGGACGCAAAAGATGAGCCTCGAATTCGATTGAGTCTCTCCGAACAAGTTCGGACGGACTCCAAGGGATTCGTTGTTTCAGCATACATTGCTCCGG ATAAAGAAAGCAAAGCCGGCATTACAGAGAAGACTGACATCTATGGGTTTGGGCTCGTATTGATAGAATTGCTGACCGGAAAAGGGCCCAGTGACACTGAATTTGGCGCGCACCAGAGCGTCGTCGAGTGGGCTCGGTACTGCTACTCAGACTGCCATCTTGATGTCTGGACCGACTCGATGATCAGAGAACACGTGTCGAGCAATCAGAACGAGATTGTGGAAACCATGAACCTAGCCCTTCACTGCACTGCTAGTGACCCCATGGCTAGACCATGCGCGAATGAAATATATAAAACCCTAGAATCTGTAATGAGGACAAGTAGTTCTTGTGTTCCTGGATTAAAAGTTACTTCACCTTTTTGA
- the LOC103421151 gene encoding leucine-rich repeat receptor-like serine/threonine-protein kinase SKM1 isoform X1, with the protein MIKMEKGQPHQTRLLWCMLVFLFFFSNDTCALDGIDELQLLLSFKAYINDPLHYLSNWNTSANTLCNWHGITCNDNNNIKAIELPGRNISGKISSSIFHLSQVETIDLSNNQLSGQVPKDVFINGSNSLRHLNFSSNNLTGTVPQGSLTTLEVLDLSNNMISGKFPNDIGSFSSLKFLDLGGNLLVGNIPGSISNLSSLEYLTLASNQLVGRIPTQLGQMKNLKWIYLGYNNLSGKIPGQIGNLFGLNHLDLVYNNLTGEIPYTISNLSNLRYLFLYGNKLTGPVPQSLFGLEKLVSLDLSDNFLSGEIPESVFQLQNLEILHLFSNNFTGKIPNALASLPRLQVLQLWSNKFSGQIPKRLGNQNNLTVLDLSSNNLSGKIPDTLCDSGRLFKLILFSNSLEGEIPLSLSFCKSLSRVRLQNNRLSGEILAEFTKLPLVYFLDISGNNLSGRIDDKNWDMPSLQMLNMARNRFFGKLPENFGSEKLENLDLSENWLSGTISLSFRNLSELMQLKLSRNELSGPIPQQLSSCKKLVSLDLSHNRLTGTIPTSLSDMPVLGDLDLSENQISGEIPRNLGAIVSLVQVNISHNKLHGMLPPTAAFLAINASAVDGNNLCGGSDTISGLPPCKGVKRNPTWWFIVTCFLVALLAFGVAGYLFVLMRRRRKDLEVKTVESKDGIWELQFFESRVSRSVTIHEILSAAKEGNIIAMEKTGILYKGESVSNGMQFLVKEDSVKAIPPSLLSQIVALGKLRHPNVIKLIGICHSENGAYVLYEYCEGKVLGQVMRDLSWDQRRKIAVGIAKALRFLHCCCSPSVVAGCVSAEKVIVDAKDEPRIRLSLSEQVRTDSKGFVVSAYIAPEDKESKAGITEKTDIYGFGLVLIELLTGKGPSDTEFGAHQSVVEWARYCYSDCHLDVWTDSMIREHVSSNQNEIVETMNLALHCTASDPMARPCANEIYKTLESVMRTSSSCVPGLKVTSPF; encoded by the exons ATGATTAAGATGGAAAAGGGACAACCTCATCAAACACGTCTCTTATGGTGCATGCTCGtgttcttattcttcttctcaaATGATACGTGTGCATTGGATGGTATTGATGAGCTTCAGCTTCTCTTATCCTTCAAAGCTTATATCAACGACCCTTTACACTACCTCTCAAACTGGAACACTTCAGCCAACACTTTATGCAATTGGCATGGCATCACATGCAACGACAACAATAACATCAAAGCCATCGAGCTCCCTGGAAGAAACATCTCTGGCAAGATATCATCCTCCATCTTCCACTTGTCCCAAGTCGAAACCATCGACCTCTCCAACAATCAGCTATCCGGCCAAGTCCCCAAAGACGTGTTTATAAACGGGTCTAATTCGCTTCGCCATCTCAACTTCAGCAGCAACAACTTAACCGGCACAGTTCCACAAGGCTCACTCACAACCCTAGAGGTACTCGACTTGTCCAACAACATGATTTCAGGCAAATTCCCAAATGACATCGGATCGTTTTCGAGCTTGAAATTTCTTGACCTTGGAGGAAATTTGTTGGTGGGAAACATCCCTGGTTCCATATCAAACCTGTCTAGTTTGGAGTACTTAACTTTGGCCTCAAACCAACTTGTTGGAAGAATTCCTACACAATTAGGCCAAATGAAGAACTTGAAGTGGATCTACTTGGGCTACAACAATCTCTCCGGCAAAATCCCTGGACAAATTGGTAACCTTTTTGGCTTGAATCATCTCGATCTTGTTTACAACAACCTCACCGGCGAAATCCCATACACAATCAGCAACCTTTCTAATCTTCGGTACCTTTTCCTCTATGGAAACAAACTCACAGGTCCAGTTCCACAATCCTTATTTGGTCTCGAGAAACTCGTTTCTCTAGACCTTAGTGACAATTTTCTTTCGGGAGAGATACCGGAAAGTGTTTTCCAACTCCAAAACTTGGAAATCCTCCACCTTTTTTCAAACAACTTCACAGGAAAAATTCCCAACGCTTTGGCTTCTCTGCCAAGGCTTCAAGTCCTTCAGTTATGGTCAAACAAGTTCTCGGGCCAAATCCCGAAACGTCTCGGAAACCAAAACAACCTCACTGTCTTAGACCTTTCCTCAAACAACCTTTCTGGAAAAATACCTGATACGCTATGCGACTCAGGCCGGCTTTTTAAGCTCATCCTCTTCTCCAATTCACTCGAAGGCGAAATCCCCCTAAGTTTGTCATTTTGCAAGAGCTTGAGCCGAGTAAGACTGCAGAACAACCGGCTTTCCGGTGAAATATTGGCCGAGTTCACCAAACTCCCACTTGTCTATTTCCTGGATATCTCGGGCAACAATCTCTCTGGCAGAATCGATGACAAAAATTGGGACATGCCCTCTCTTCAAATGCTGAATATGGCGAGAAATCGATTTTTCGGGAAGTTACCGGAAAATTTCGGAAGCGAAAAGCTCGAGAACTTGGACTTGTCCGAAAATTGGTTATCGGGAACTATCTCACTGAGTTTCCGGAACTTGTCGGAACTAATGCAGTTGAAGCTTTCTCGCAATGAACTCTCTGGTCCCATCCCTCAACAATTGTCTTCATGCAAAAAGCTCGTGAGCCTCGACCTCAGCCACAACCGCCTCACCGGCACGATTCCCACTAGCCTCTCTGATATGCCGGTTCTCGGGGACCTAGATTTGTCCGAAAACCAAATATCGGGCGAGATTCCACGGAATTTGGGAGCTATAGTATCGCTTGTTCAAGTCAACATTTCCCACAACAAACTCCACGGCATGTTGCCGCCCACAGCAGCGTTTCTTGCCATAAATGCCAGCGCAGTGGACGGCAACAACCTCTGCGGCGGAAGTGACACCATTAGTGGTCTACCTCCGTGCAAGGGCGTTAAGAGAAACCCTACTTGGTGGTTTATTGtcacttgttttcttgttgcaTTATTGGCTTTTGGAGTCGCCggttatttatttgtgttaatgaggaggaggagaaaggaTTTGGAGGTTAAAACGGTGGAGAGCAAAGATGGGATTTGGGAGCTGCAGTTTTTTGAATCGAGGGTTTCTAGATCGGTtacaattcatgaaattttaTCGGCAGCCAAAGAAGGTAATATCATTGCAATGGAAAAGACTGGGATTTTATATAAAGGAGAATCAGTTTCCAATGGAATGCAATTCCTGGTAAAAGAGGATTCTGtgaaagcaattccaccaagtTTATTGTCACAGATTGTTGCACTTGGGAAGCTTAGGCACCCCAATGTGATCAAACTGATCGGAATATGTCATTCCGAAAACGGTGCGTATGTGCTCTATGAGTATTGTGAAGGGAAAGTGTTGGGTCAAGTTATGAGGGATTTGAGTTGGGATCAGCGCCGGAAAATTGCGGTTGGAATTGCGAAGGCTTTACGGTTCTTGCACTGTTGTTGCTCTCCGAGCGTTGTAGCTGGTTGTGTGTCGGCAGAGAAAGTGATTGTGGACGCAAAAGATGAGCCTCGAATTCGATTGAGTCTCTCCGAACAAGTTCGGACGGACTCCAAGGGATTCGTTGTTTCAGCATACATTGCTCCGG AAGATAAAGAAAGCAAAGCCGGCATTACAGAGAAGACTGACATCTATGGGTTTGGGCTCGTATTGATAGAATTGCTGACCGGAAAAGGGCCCAGTGACACTGAATTTGGCGCGCACCAGAGCGTCGTCGAGTGGGCTCGGTACTGCTACTCAGACTGCCATCTTGATGTCTGGACCGACTCGATGATCAGAGAACACGTGTCGAGCAATCAGAACGAGATTGTGGAAACCATGAACCTAGCCCTTCACTGCACTGCTAGTGACCCCATGGCTAGACCATGCGCGAATGAAATATATAAAACCCTAGAATCTGTAATGAGGACAAGTAGTTCTTGTGTTCCTGGATTAAAAGTTACTTCACCTTTTTGA